From the genome of Streptomyces sp. NBC_01260, one region includes:
- a CDS encoding metallophosphoesterase, translating into MTQGAGQEPAVRAATLRDFRVPPYAQSPAPPAAPHPGNAFPEGEVPEGYTPTERDLPVITREDTVRVRAVPEPRPAQDPELGPLYVVGDVHGYLDELHAALAEQGLIDGEGNWSAGNARLWFLGDFTDRGPDGIGVIDLVMRLSAEAAAAGGYCKALMGNHELLLLGAKRFGDTPVNSGAGTATFQAAWLLNGGQKTDMERLQDVHLQWMSRLDAVVEEDGHLLMHSDTTAYLDYGTTIEDVNDTVHAILTRNDADECWDLFRKLTKRFAFRDDSGPQAVQELMAAYGGRRVVHGHSPIPYLLGEVGSEDGEDSADPRVDGPHVYADGLAIAMDGGVTMAGKLLVVQLPLHD; encoded by the coding sequence ATGACACAGGGGGCCGGTCAGGAACCCGCGGTGCGGGCGGCGACGTTGCGCGACTTCCGCGTACCGCCCTATGCGCAGTCCCCGGCGCCGCCTGCGGCTCCGCACCCGGGGAACGCCTTCCCGGAAGGTGAGGTGCCGGAGGGGTACACCCCCACCGAGCGCGACCTTCCGGTGATCACCCGCGAGGACACCGTCCGGGTGCGGGCCGTGCCCGAACCGCGGCCCGCGCAGGATCCGGAGCTCGGCCCCCTGTACGTGGTCGGCGACGTCCACGGCTATCTGGACGAGCTCCACGCCGCCCTCGCCGAACAGGGTCTGATCGACGGCGAGGGCAACTGGTCCGCGGGCAACGCGCGGCTCTGGTTCCTCGGCGACTTCACCGACCGCGGACCCGACGGCATCGGCGTCATCGACCTCGTGATGCGGCTGTCCGCCGAGGCCGCGGCCGCGGGTGGCTACTGCAAGGCGCTGATGGGCAACCACGAACTGCTGCTCCTGGGCGCCAAGCGGTTCGGCGACACTCCGGTGAACTCCGGCGCCGGCACCGCCACCTTCCAGGCCGCCTGGCTGCTCAACGGCGGCCAGAAGACCGATATGGAACGGCTCCAGGACGTCCACCTCCAGTGGATGTCCCGGCTCGACGCGGTCGTCGAGGAGGACGGGCATCTGCTGATGCACTCGGACACGACGGCGTACCTCGACTACGGCACCACCATCGAGGACGTCAACGACACGGTGCACGCCATTCTGACGCGGAACGACGCCGATGAGTGCTGGGACCTCTTCCGCAAGCTCACCAAGCGCTTCGCCTTCCGCGACGATTCGGGTCCGCAGGCCGTCCAGGAGCTGATGGCGGCCTACGGCGGCCGACGCGTCGTCCATGGCCACAGCCCCATTCCGTATCTGCTCGGCGAGGTCGGCTCCGAGGACGGCGAGGACAGTGCCGACCCGCGGGTGGACGGCCCCCATGTGTACGCGGACGGGCTCGCCATCGCCATGGACGGCGGAGTGACCATGGCCGGAAAGCTACTGGTCGTCCAACTCCCGCTGCATGACTGA